A single genomic interval of Dyella terrae harbors:
- a CDS encoding LysR family transcriptional regulator, whose translation MEDFAAISAFVRVVEAKSFAAAASQLGMTPSGVSRAVSRLEERLGARLLFRSTRSLRLTDDGAAFHARCKEILADLTEATEALNYATRKPTGRLRVGLSLAVGRAALIPRLDEFEARYPDIRLELSMNDAPGDLNEEGMDCAIRVGQLEDSSLIARKIGYLRNVVCASPAYLARYGAPQSIEDLRHHRCINYIMPNGKPRQWQFDTPSGQVGVDIDAHLLINDAESVIQAVGAGLGITQAPHMLVACMLDKGMLELVMTDTVSTGKPVWIVYPQKKHLSARVQAFIEWVRELFDRTNEPGLKKIVGVKSVGEQRLSA comes from the coding sequence ATGGAAGACTTTGCAGCAATTTCGGCCTTTGTCCGGGTGGTGGAAGCCAAAAGCTTCGCCGCGGCGGCGTCCCAACTGGGCATGACTCCCTCGGGTGTCAGCCGCGCCGTATCGCGCCTGGAGGAACGCCTCGGAGCGCGCCTGCTGTTCCGGTCGACCCGGTCCCTGCGCCTTACCGACGATGGGGCCGCGTTCCATGCACGTTGCAAGGAGATCCTCGCCGATCTCACCGAGGCGACCGAGGCCCTGAACTACGCCACGCGCAAGCCGACGGGGCGTTTGCGGGTTGGGCTGTCGCTGGCCGTGGGCCGGGCGGCGCTGATTCCGCGCCTGGACGAGTTCGAAGCGCGCTATCCGGATATCCGCCTGGAGCTGTCGATGAACGACGCGCCGGGCGACCTCAATGAAGAGGGTATGGATTGCGCCATTCGCGTGGGCCAGTTGGAGGATTCTTCGCTGATCGCCCGCAAGATCGGCTATCTGCGCAACGTGGTCTGCGCCTCGCCGGCCTATCTGGCCCGCTACGGCGCGCCGCAGAGCATCGAGGACCTGCGCCATCACCGCTGCATCAACTACATCATGCCCAACGGCAAGCCGCGCCAATGGCAGTTCGACACGCCCAGTGGCCAGGTCGGCGTGGATATCGATGCCCACCTGCTGATCAACGACGCCGAGTCGGTGATCCAGGCCGTCGGCGCCGGGCTCGGTATCACGCAGGCGCCGCACATGCTGGTGGCCTGCATGCTCGACAAGGGCATGCTGGAGCTGGTGATGACCGACACGGTGTCCACCGGCAAGCCGGTGTGGATCGTCTATCCCCAGAAGAAGCACTTGTCGGCACGGGTGCAGGCCTTCATCGAGTGGGTGCGCGAGCTGTTCGACCGCACCAACGAGCCGGGGCTGAAAAAGATCGTCGGCGTGAAGTCCGTGGG
- a CDS encoding efflux RND transporter periplasmic adaptor subunit — protein MKQRWIFASLAAVAIAGSWAVVGTRGESHAQTAAVGGPPEVTVAQVLVRQVSDSDEFTGRLQAVDTVQLRPRVGGYVDSIHFTEGAAVKKGQLLFRIDPRPFQAEVDRLTANLNQARAEQALAEANAGRGRKLLDQHAISREEADRLDTASQSSKAQVASTTAALQAARLNLGFTEVRAPIDGRVSNALVTPGNLVTSNDVLTSVVSVDPVYAYFDVDEHSYLKLDEQRRAHGGAPRVAMALANEKGFPHAGRIDFVDNQLRAGSGTIRLRAVFDNADARYTPGLYVRVQLRSDAQSKRALIDDRAVATDLGNKYVYVLTKDRKVEYRKITTGPILDGLRVVNDGLGAGDVVVVNGLQRIRPGAEVNPTKVAMDSRAQDADRQLAQVAKKN, from the coding sequence ATGAAACAACGATGGATCTTCGCCTCCCTCGCCGCCGTGGCCATTGCCGGCAGCTGGGCTGTTGTCGGCACCCGTGGTGAAAGCCACGCCCAAACCGCCGCCGTCGGTGGCCCGCCGGAAGTGACCGTCGCCCAGGTACTGGTGCGCCAGGTCAGCGATTCGGACGAATTCACCGGCCGCCTCCAGGCCGTGGACACCGTCCAGCTGCGCCCCCGCGTCGGCGGCTACGTGGATTCGATCCACTTCACCGAAGGCGCGGCGGTCAAGAAAGGCCAGCTGCTGTTCCGTATCGATCCGCGTCCCTTCCAGGCTGAAGTGGATCGTCTGACCGCCAATCTCAACCAGGCCCGTGCCGAACAGGCCCTGGCCGAAGCCAACGCCGGCCGCGGCCGCAAGCTGCTCGACCAGCACGCCATCTCGCGCGAAGAGGCCGACCGCCTCGACACCGCCTCCCAGAGCAGCAAGGCCCAGGTCGCCTCGACCACCGCCGCGCTGCAGGCCGCCCGCCTCAACCTGGGCTTCACCGAGGTGCGCGCGCCGATCGACGGCCGCGTCAGCAACGCCCTGGTCACCCCGGGCAACCTGGTCACCAGCAATGACGTGCTGACCAGCGTGGTGAGCGTGGACCCGGTCTACGCCTACTTCGACGTCGACGAGCACAGCTACCTCAAGCTCGACGAACAGCGTCGCGCCCACGGCGGTGCGCCGCGCGTGGCGATGGCGCTGGCCAACGAGAAGGGCTTCCCGCACGCCGGTCGCATCGACTTCGTCGACAACCAGCTGCGCGCCGGCTCCGGCACCATCCGCCTGCGCGCCGTGTTCGACAACGCCGATGCCCGTTACACGCCCGGTCTCTACGTCCGCGTCCAACTGCGCAGCGATGCACAGAGTAAGCGCGCCCTGATCGACGACCGCGCTGTGGCCACGGACCTGGGCAACAAGTACGTCTACGTACTCACCAAGGACCGCAAGGTCGAGTACCGCAAGATCACCACCGGCCCGATCCTCGATGGCCTGCGCGTGGTCAATGACGGCCTCGGTGCCGGCGATGTGGTGGTGGTGAACGGCCTGCAGCGCATCCGCCCGGGTGCCGAAGTGAATCCGACCAAGGTGGCGATGGACAGCCGCGCACAGGATGCGGATCGCCAGCTGGCCCAGGTCGCGAAGAAGAACTGA